A stretch of Channa argus isolate prfri chromosome 16, Channa argus male v1.0, whole genome shotgun sequence DNA encodes these proteins:
- the rps6ka1 gene encoding ribosomal protein S6 kinase alpha-1 isoform X7 translates to MWRLIFRTKTRIRENESHITWIERDFAHIRAQEDGDIKEINITHVVKEGSEKADASQFELLKVLGQGSFGKVFLVRKVTLPDANQLYAMKVLRKATLKVRDRVRTKMERDILADVNHPFVVKLHYAFQTEGKLYLILDFLRGGDLFTRLSKEVMFTEEDVKFYLAELALGLDHLHSLGIIYRDLKPENILLDEEGHIKLTDFGLCKEAIDNEKKAYSFCGTVEYMAPEVVNRQGHTHSADWWSFGVLMFEMLTGALPFQGKDRKETMSLILKARLGMPQFLSAEAQSLLRALFKRNPANRLGSGADGAEEIKRHGFFSTIDWNKLFRREVKPPFKPAVARPDDTFYFDSEFTSRTPKDSPGVPPSAGAHQLFRGFSFVATTLLEEEGSVEPLQPPPHPVVQQLHGKNLLFSDGYMLKEDIGMGSFSVCKRCIHKATNAEYAVKVIDKTSTDPSEEIEILLRYGQHPNIITLKDVYDNGKQVFLVTELMRGGELLDRILKQKSFSEREASAVLHTITRTVEYLHSQGVVHRDLKPSNILYVDESGNPESIRICDFGFAKQLRANNGLLMTPCYTANFVAPEVLKRQGYDEGCDIWSLGVLLYTMLAGFTPFANGPEDTPNEILNRIGNGHFSLTGGNWDTVSDAAKDLVSKMLHVDPHQRLTAKQVLKHPWIVHREKLPKSQLPHQDPKLVMGAMAATYSALKSSQPTPELKPIESSFLAKRRVKKLPSTSL, encoded by the exons ATGTGGAGGCTCATATTTCGCACCAAAACTCGCATACGAGAG AACGAGTCTCATATCACCTGGATAGAGAGGGACTTTGCCCATATTAGAGCCCAG GAAGATGGAGACATCAAGGAGATCAACATTACCCATGTGGTTAAAGAGGGCTCGGAGAAGGCTGATGCCTCTCAGTTTGAACTGCTCAAAGTCCTGGGACAGGGATCCTTCGGCAAG GTGTTTCTGGTGCGAAAGGTGACCCTTCCAGATGCCAACCAACTCTATGCCATGAAGGTCCTGAGGAAGGCCACCCTCAAAG TGAGAGACCGTGTGAGGACTAAGATGGAGAGAGATATTCTGGCAGACGTCAACCACCCATTTGTTGTCAAACTGCACTATG cATTTCAAACTGAAGGGAAGCTGTACTTGATCCTGGACTTCCTTAGAGGAGGAGATCTTTTCACTAGACTCTCTAAAGAG GTGATGTTCACAGAAGAAGATGTGAAGTTTTATTTAGCAGAGCTGGCATTAGGACTTGACCACCTTCATAGTCTAGGAATAATCTACAGAGACCTCAAACCTGAAAA TATTCTCCTGGATGAGGAGGGACATATTAAACTCACAG attttggttTGTGTAAAGAAGCCATTGATAATGAGAAGAAAGCTTATTCCTTTTGTGGTACTGTGGAATACATGGCACCAGAGGTTGTGAACAGACAGGGACACACCCACAGCGCAGACTGGTGGTCATTTGGAGTACTAATG TTTGAGATGTTGACAGGAGCTCTACCATTCCAAGGAAAGGACCGCAAAGAAACAATGAGCCTGATTCTGAA AGCACGTCTGGGGATGCCTCAGTTCTTGAGTGCAGAGGCCCAGTCTTTGCTCAGGGCTCTGTTCAAGAGGAACCCTGCCAACAGACTGG GATCTGGTGCTGACGGTGCAGAAGAGATCAAACGACATGGATTCTTCTCCACCATAGATTGGAAT aaactCTTCAGAAGAGAAGTAAAGCCTCCATTTAAACCTGCAGTGGCGCGGCCAGACGACACTTTCTACTTCGACTCCGAGTTCACCTCCCGCACCcctaaag ATTCCCCTGGCGTGCCCCCAAGTGCTGGAGCTCACCAGCTCTTCAGGGGATTTAGCTTTGTTGCAACAACTCTTTTGGAGGAAGAAGGCTCAGTGGAACCATTGCAACCCCCACCACATCCAGTGGTCCAG CAGTTACACGGGAAGAACCTGTTGTTCAGTGACGGCTACATGTTGAAGGAAGACATCGGCATGGGATCCTTCTCTGTCTGTAAACGATGTATCCACAAAGCCACTAACGCAGAGTACGCTGTCAag GTGATTGACAAGACCAGTACAGACCCCTCTGAAGAGATTGAGATTCTGCTTAGATATGGACAGCACCCTAACATCATAACACTGAAGGat GTGTACGACAATGGGAAGCAGGTGTTCCTGGTGACTGAACTGATGCGTGGAGGAGAGCTGCTGGATCGAATCCTAAAACAGAAGTCCTTCTCGGAGAGAGAGGCCAGCGCTGTACTTCACACCATCACCAGGACTGTAGAGTACCTGCACTCACAGGGG GTGGTGCATAGAGACCTGAAGCCCAGCAACATCCTCTATGTTGATGAGTCAGGGAATCCAGAATCAATCAGGATCTGTGACTTTGGCTTCGCTAAGCAATTGCGTGCCAACAATGGGCTGCTGATGACCCCATGCTACACTGCTAACTTTGTAGCTCCGGAG GTGTTGAAGCGTCAGGGCTATGATGAAGGATGTGACATCTGGAGTCTGGGAGTCTTGCTGTACACTATGCTTGCTGG TTTTACTCCGTTTGCTAATGGACCTGAGGACACTCCCAATGAGATCCTGAACAGGATAGGCAATGGTCACTTCAGCCTGACTGGAGGCAACTGGGACACTGTGTCGGACGCAGCTAAG GATCTTGTGTCAAAGATGCTTCATGTGGACCCCCATCAGAGACTGACTGCTAAGCAGGTCCTCAAACACCCCTGGATTGTCCACAGAGAAAAACTGCCCAAAAGTCAGCTCCCACACCAGGATCCCAAACTGGTCATG GGTGCAATGGCTGCTACCTACTCTGCCCTGAAGAGCTCCCAGCCCACTCCAGAGCTCAAACCCATTGAGAGCTCCTTCCTGGCCAAGAGGCGTGTCAAGAAGCTTCCCTCTACCTCCCTGTAG
- the rps6ka1 gene encoding ribosomal protein S6 kinase alpha-1 isoform X1 yields the protein MLGVLLQSLVHFPVVLADLYLSGLLEEVKVDPDSELDDDEWHSFSQVQNGQSTAEDGVTPAVKNESHITWIERDFAHIRAQEDGDIKEINITHVVKEGSEKADASQFELLKVLGQGSFGKVFLVRKVTLPDANQLYAMKVLRKATLKVRDRVRTKMERDILADVNHPFVVKLHYAFQTEGKLYLILDFLRGGDLFTRLSKEVMFTEEDVKFYLAELALGLDHLHSLGIIYRDLKPENILLDEEGHIKLTDFGLCKEAIDNEKKAYSFCGTVEYMAPEVVNRQGHTHSADWWSFGVLMFEMLTGALPFQGKDRKETMSLILKARLGMPQFLSAEAQSLLRALFKRNPANRLGSGADGAEEIKRHGFFSTIDWNKLFRREVKPPFKPAVARPDDTFYFDSEFTSRTPKDSPGVPPSAGAHQLFRGFSFVATTLLEEEGSVEPLQPPPHPVVQQLHGKNLLFSDGYMLKEDIGMGSFSVCKRCIHKATNAEYAVKVIDKTSTDPSEEIEILLRYGQHPNIITLKDVYDNGKQVFLVTELMRGGELLDRILKQKSFSEREASAVLHTITRTVEYLHSQGVVHRDLKPSNILYVDESGNPESIRICDFGFAKQLRANNGLLMTPCYTANFVAPEVLKRQGYDEGCDIWSLGVLLYTMLAGFTPFANGPEDTPNEILNRIGNGHFSLTGGNWDTVSDAAKDLVSKMLHVDPHQRLTAKQVLKHPWIVHREKLPKSQLPHQDPKLVMGAMAATYSALKSSQPTPELKPIESSFLAKRRVKKLPSTSL from the exons AACGAGTCTCATATCACCTGGATAGAGAGGGACTTTGCCCATATTAGAGCCCAG GAAGATGGAGACATCAAGGAGATCAACATTACCCATGTGGTTAAAGAGGGCTCGGAGAAGGCTGATGCCTCTCAGTTTGAACTGCTCAAAGTCCTGGGACAGGGATCCTTCGGCAAG GTGTTTCTGGTGCGAAAGGTGACCCTTCCAGATGCCAACCAACTCTATGCCATGAAGGTCCTGAGGAAGGCCACCCTCAAAG TGAGAGACCGTGTGAGGACTAAGATGGAGAGAGATATTCTGGCAGACGTCAACCACCCATTTGTTGTCAAACTGCACTATG cATTTCAAACTGAAGGGAAGCTGTACTTGATCCTGGACTTCCTTAGAGGAGGAGATCTTTTCACTAGACTCTCTAAAGAG GTGATGTTCACAGAAGAAGATGTGAAGTTTTATTTAGCAGAGCTGGCATTAGGACTTGACCACCTTCATAGTCTAGGAATAATCTACAGAGACCTCAAACCTGAAAA TATTCTCCTGGATGAGGAGGGACATATTAAACTCACAG attttggttTGTGTAAAGAAGCCATTGATAATGAGAAGAAAGCTTATTCCTTTTGTGGTACTGTGGAATACATGGCACCAGAGGTTGTGAACAGACAGGGACACACCCACAGCGCAGACTGGTGGTCATTTGGAGTACTAATG TTTGAGATGTTGACAGGAGCTCTACCATTCCAAGGAAAGGACCGCAAAGAAACAATGAGCCTGATTCTGAA AGCACGTCTGGGGATGCCTCAGTTCTTGAGTGCAGAGGCCCAGTCTTTGCTCAGGGCTCTGTTCAAGAGGAACCCTGCCAACAGACTGG GATCTGGTGCTGACGGTGCAGAAGAGATCAAACGACATGGATTCTTCTCCACCATAGATTGGAAT aaactCTTCAGAAGAGAAGTAAAGCCTCCATTTAAACCTGCAGTGGCGCGGCCAGACGACACTTTCTACTTCGACTCCGAGTTCACCTCCCGCACCcctaaag ATTCCCCTGGCGTGCCCCCAAGTGCTGGAGCTCACCAGCTCTTCAGGGGATTTAGCTTTGTTGCAACAACTCTTTTGGAGGAAGAAGGCTCAGTGGAACCATTGCAACCCCCACCACATCCAGTGGTCCAG CAGTTACACGGGAAGAACCTGTTGTTCAGTGACGGCTACATGTTGAAGGAAGACATCGGCATGGGATCCTTCTCTGTCTGTAAACGATGTATCCACAAAGCCACTAACGCAGAGTACGCTGTCAag GTGATTGACAAGACCAGTACAGACCCCTCTGAAGAGATTGAGATTCTGCTTAGATATGGACAGCACCCTAACATCATAACACTGAAGGat GTGTACGACAATGGGAAGCAGGTGTTCCTGGTGACTGAACTGATGCGTGGAGGAGAGCTGCTGGATCGAATCCTAAAACAGAAGTCCTTCTCGGAGAGAGAGGCCAGCGCTGTACTTCACACCATCACCAGGACTGTAGAGTACCTGCACTCACAGGGG GTGGTGCATAGAGACCTGAAGCCCAGCAACATCCTCTATGTTGATGAGTCAGGGAATCCAGAATCAATCAGGATCTGTGACTTTGGCTTCGCTAAGCAATTGCGTGCCAACAATGGGCTGCTGATGACCCCATGCTACACTGCTAACTTTGTAGCTCCGGAG GTGTTGAAGCGTCAGGGCTATGATGAAGGATGTGACATCTGGAGTCTGGGAGTCTTGCTGTACACTATGCTTGCTGG TTTTACTCCGTTTGCTAATGGACCTGAGGACACTCCCAATGAGATCCTGAACAGGATAGGCAATGGTCACTTCAGCCTGACTGGAGGCAACTGGGACACTGTGTCGGACGCAGCTAAG GATCTTGTGTCAAAGATGCTTCATGTGGACCCCCATCAGAGACTGACTGCTAAGCAGGTCCTCAAACACCCCTGGATTGTCCACAGAGAAAAACTGCCCAAAAGTCAGCTCCCACACCAGGATCCCAAACTGGTCATG GGTGCAATGGCTGCTACCTACTCTGCCCTGAAGAGCTCCCAGCCCACTCCAGAGCTCAAACCCATTGAGAGCTCCTTCCTGGCCAAGAGGCGTGTCAAGAAGCTTCCCTCTACCTCCCTGTAG
- the rps6ka1 gene encoding ribosomal protein S6 kinase alpha-1 isoform X2: MLGVLLQSLVHFPVVLADLYLSGLLEEVKVDPDSELDDDEWHSFSQVQNGQSTAEDGVTPAVKNESHITWIERDFAHIRAQEDGDIKEINITHVVKEGSEKADASQFELLKVLGQGSFGKVFLVRKVTLPDANQLYAMKVLRKATLKVRDRVRTKMERDILADVNHPFVVKLHYAFQTEGKLYLILDFLRGGDLFTRLSKEVMFTEEDVKFYLAELALGLDHLHSLGIIYRDLKPENILLDEEGHIKLTDFGLCKEAIDNEKKAYSFCGTVEYMAPEVVNRQGHTHSADWWSFGVLMFEMLTGALPFQGKDRKETMSLILKARLGMPQFLSAEAQSLLRALFKRNPANRLGSGADGAEEIKRHGFFSTIDWNKLFRREVKPPFKPAVARPDDTFYFDSEFTSRTPKDSPGVPPSAGAHQLFRGFSFVATTLLEEEGSVEPLQPPPHPVVQLHGKNLLFSDGYMLKEDIGMGSFSVCKRCIHKATNAEYAVKVIDKTSTDPSEEIEILLRYGQHPNIITLKDVYDNGKQVFLVTELMRGGELLDRILKQKSFSEREASAVLHTITRTVEYLHSQGVVHRDLKPSNILYVDESGNPESIRICDFGFAKQLRANNGLLMTPCYTANFVAPEVLKRQGYDEGCDIWSLGVLLYTMLAGFTPFANGPEDTPNEILNRIGNGHFSLTGGNWDTVSDAAKDLVSKMLHVDPHQRLTAKQVLKHPWIVHREKLPKSQLPHQDPKLVMGAMAATYSALKSSQPTPELKPIESSFLAKRRVKKLPSTSL; the protein is encoded by the exons AACGAGTCTCATATCACCTGGATAGAGAGGGACTTTGCCCATATTAGAGCCCAG GAAGATGGAGACATCAAGGAGATCAACATTACCCATGTGGTTAAAGAGGGCTCGGAGAAGGCTGATGCCTCTCAGTTTGAACTGCTCAAAGTCCTGGGACAGGGATCCTTCGGCAAG GTGTTTCTGGTGCGAAAGGTGACCCTTCCAGATGCCAACCAACTCTATGCCATGAAGGTCCTGAGGAAGGCCACCCTCAAAG TGAGAGACCGTGTGAGGACTAAGATGGAGAGAGATATTCTGGCAGACGTCAACCACCCATTTGTTGTCAAACTGCACTATG cATTTCAAACTGAAGGGAAGCTGTACTTGATCCTGGACTTCCTTAGAGGAGGAGATCTTTTCACTAGACTCTCTAAAGAG GTGATGTTCACAGAAGAAGATGTGAAGTTTTATTTAGCAGAGCTGGCATTAGGACTTGACCACCTTCATAGTCTAGGAATAATCTACAGAGACCTCAAACCTGAAAA TATTCTCCTGGATGAGGAGGGACATATTAAACTCACAG attttggttTGTGTAAAGAAGCCATTGATAATGAGAAGAAAGCTTATTCCTTTTGTGGTACTGTGGAATACATGGCACCAGAGGTTGTGAACAGACAGGGACACACCCACAGCGCAGACTGGTGGTCATTTGGAGTACTAATG TTTGAGATGTTGACAGGAGCTCTACCATTCCAAGGAAAGGACCGCAAAGAAACAATGAGCCTGATTCTGAA AGCACGTCTGGGGATGCCTCAGTTCTTGAGTGCAGAGGCCCAGTCTTTGCTCAGGGCTCTGTTCAAGAGGAACCCTGCCAACAGACTGG GATCTGGTGCTGACGGTGCAGAAGAGATCAAACGACATGGATTCTTCTCCACCATAGATTGGAAT aaactCTTCAGAAGAGAAGTAAAGCCTCCATTTAAACCTGCAGTGGCGCGGCCAGACGACACTTTCTACTTCGACTCCGAGTTCACCTCCCGCACCcctaaag ATTCCCCTGGCGTGCCCCCAAGTGCTGGAGCTCACCAGCTCTTCAGGGGATTTAGCTTTGTTGCAACAACTCTTTTGGAGGAAGAAGGCTCAGTGGAACCATTGCAACCCCCACCACATCCAGTGGTCCAG TTACACGGGAAGAACCTGTTGTTCAGTGACGGCTACATGTTGAAGGAAGACATCGGCATGGGATCCTTCTCTGTCTGTAAACGATGTATCCACAAAGCCACTAACGCAGAGTACGCTGTCAag GTGATTGACAAGACCAGTACAGACCCCTCTGAAGAGATTGAGATTCTGCTTAGATATGGACAGCACCCTAACATCATAACACTGAAGGat GTGTACGACAATGGGAAGCAGGTGTTCCTGGTGACTGAACTGATGCGTGGAGGAGAGCTGCTGGATCGAATCCTAAAACAGAAGTCCTTCTCGGAGAGAGAGGCCAGCGCTGTACTTCACACCATCACCAGGACTGTAGAGTACCTGCACTCACAGGGG GTGGTGCATAGAGACCTGAAGCCCAGCAACATCCTCTATGTTGATGAGTCAGGGAATCCAGAATCAATCAGGATCTGTGACTTTGGCTTCGCTAAGCAATTGCGTGCCAACAATGGGCTGCTGATGACCCCATGCTACACTGCTAACTTTGTAGCTCCGGAG GTGTTGAAGCGTCAGGGCTATGATGAAGGATGTGACATCTGGAGTCTGGGAGTCTTGCTGTACACTATGCTTGCTGG TTTTACTCCGTTTGCTAATGGACCTGAGGACACTCCCAATGAGATCCTGAACAGGATAGGCAATGGTCACTTCAGCCTGACTGGAGGCAACTGGGACACTGTGTCGGACGCAGCTAAG GATCTTGTGTCAAAGATGCTTCATGTGGACCCCCATCAGAGACTGACTGCTAAGCAGGTCCTCAAACACCCCTGGATTGTCCACAGAGAAAAACTGCCCAAAAGTCAGCTCCCACACCAGGATCCCAAACTGGTCATG GGTGCAATGGCTGCTACCTACTCTGCCCTGAAGAGCTCCCAGCCCACTCCAGAGCTCAAACCCATTGAGAGCTCCTTCCTGGCCAAGAGGCGTGTCAAGAAGCTTCCCTCTACCTCCCTGTAG
- the rps6ka1 gene encoding ribosomal protein S6 kinase alpha-1 isoform X5: protein MPLAQIAEPWPTMELVQLETENGQSTAEDGVTPAVKNESHITWIERDFAHIRAQEDGDIKEINITHVVKEGSEKADASQFELLKVLGQGSFGKVFLVRKVTLPDANQLYAMKVLRKATLKVRDRVRTKMERDILADVNHPFVVKLHYAFQTEGKLYLILDFLRGGDLFTRLSKEVMFTEEDVKFYLAELALGLDHLHSLGIIYRDLKPENILLDEEGHIKLTDFGLCKEAIDNEKKAYSFCGTVEYMAPEVVNRQGHTHSADWWSFGVLMFEMLTGALPFQGKDRKETMSLILKARLGMPQFLSAEAQSLLRALFKRNPANRLGSGADGAEEIKRHGFFSTIDWNKLFRREVKPPFKPAVARPDDTFYFDSEFTSRTPKDSPGVPPSAGAHQLFRGFSFVATTLLEEEGSVEPLQPPPHPVVQQLHGKNLLFSDGYMLKEDIGMGSFSVCKRCIHKATNAEYAVKVIDKTSTDPSEEIEILLRYGQHPNIITLKDVYDNGKQVFLVTELMRGGELLDRILKQKSFSEREASAVLHTITRTVEYLHSQGVVHRDLKPSNILYVDESGNPESIRICDFGFAKQLRANNGLLMTPCYTANFVAPEVLKRQGYDEGCDIWSLGVLLYTMLAGFTPFANGPEDTPNEILNRIGNGHFSLTGGNWDTVSDAAKDLVSKMLHVDPHQRLTAKQVLKHPWIVHREKLPKSQLPHQDPKLVMGAMAATYSALKSSQPTPELKPIESSFLAKRRVKKLPSTSL, encoded by the exons AACGAGTCTCATATCACCTGGATAGAGAGGGACTTTGCCCATATTAGAGCCCAG GAAGATGGAGACATCAAGGAGATCAACATTACCCATGTGGTTAAAGAGGGCTCGGAGAAGGCTGATGCCTCTCAGTTTGAACTGCTCAAAGTCCTGGGACAGGGATCCTTCGGCAAG GTGTTTCTGGTGCGAAAGGTGACCCTTCCAGATGCCAACCAACTCTATGCCATGAAGGTCCTGAGGAAGGCCACCCTCAAAG TGAGAGACCGTGTGAGGACTAAGATGGAGAGAGATATTCTGGCAGACGTCAACCACCCATTTGTTGTCAAACTGCACTATG cATTTCAAACTGAAGGGAAGCTGTACTTGATCCTGGACTTCCTTAGAGGAGGAGATCTTTTCACTAGACTCTCTAAAGAG GTGATGTTCACAGAAGAAGATGTGAAGTTTTATTTAGCAGAGCTGGCATTAGGACTTGACCACCTTCATAGTCTAGGAATAATCTACAGAGACCTCAAACCTGAAAA TATTCTCCTGGATGAGGAGGGACATATTAAACTCACAG attttggttTGTGTAAAGAAGCCATTGATAATGAGAAGAAAGCTTATTCCTTTTGTGGTACTGTGGAATACATGGCACCAGAGGTTGTGAACAGACAGGGACACACCCACAGCGCAGACTGGTGGTCATTTGGAGTACTAATG TTTGAGATGTTGACAGGAGCTCTACCATTCCAAGGAAAGGACCGCAAAGAAACAATGAGCCTGATTCTGAA AGCACGTCTGGGGATGCCTCAGTTCTTGAGTGCAGAGGCCCAGTCTTTGCTCAGGGCTCTGTTCAAGAGGAACCCTGCCAACAGACTGG GATCTGGTGCTGACGGTGCAGAAGAGATCAAACGACATGGATTCTTCTCCACCATAGATTGGAAT aaactCTTCAGAAGAGAAGTAAAGCCTCCATTTAAACCTGCAGTGGCGCGGCCAGACGACACTTTCTACTTCGACTCCGAGTTCACCTCCCGCACCcctaaag ATTCCCCTGGCGTGCCCCCAAGTGCTGGAGCTCACCAGCTCTTCAGGGGATTTAGCTTTGTTGCAACAACTCTTTTGGAGGAAGAAGGCTCAGTGGAACCATTGCAACCCCCACCACATCCAGTGGTCCAG CAGTTACACGGGAAGAACCTGTTGTTCAGTGACGGCTACATGTTGAAGGAAGACATCGGCATGGGATCCTTCTCTGTCTGTAAACGATGTATCCACAAAGCCACTAACGCAGAGTACGCTGTCAag GTGATTGACAAGACCAGTACAGACCCCTCTGAAGAGATTGAGATTCTGCTTAGATATGGACAGCACCCTAACATCATAACACTGAAGGat GTGTACGACAATGGGAAGCAGGTGTTCCTGGTGACTGAACTGATGCGTGGAGGAGAGCTGCTGGATCGAATCCTAAAACAGAAGTCCTTCTCGGAGAGAGAGGCCAGCGCTGTACTTCACACCATCACCAGGACTGTAGAGTACCTGCACTCACAGGGG GTGGTGCATAGAGACCTGAAGCCCAGCAACATCCTCTATGTTGATGAGTCAGGGAATCCAGAATCAATCAGGATCTGTGACTTTGGCTTCGCTAAGCAATTGCGTGCCAACAATGGGCTGCTGATGACCCCATGCTACACTGCTAACTTTGTAGCTCCGGAG GTGTTGAAGCGTCAGGGCTATGATGAAGGATGTGACATCTGGAGTCTGGGAGTCTTGCTGTACACTATGCTTGCTGG TTTTACTCCGTTTGCTAATGGACCTGAGGACACTCCCAATGAGATCCTGAACAGGATAGGCAATGGTCACTTCAGCCTGACTGGAGGCAACTGGGACACTGTGTCGGACGCAGCTAAG GATCTTGTGTCAAAGATGCTTCATGTGGACCCCCATCAGAGACTGACTGCTAAGCAGGTCCTCAAACACCCCTGGATTGTCCACAGAGAAAAACTGCCCAAAAGTCAGCTCCCACACCAGGATCCCAAACTGGTCATG GGTGCAATGGCTGCTACCTACTCTGCCCTGAAGAGCTCCCAGCCCACTCCAGAGCTCAAACCCATTGAGAGCTCCTTCCTGGCCAAGAGGCGTGTCAAGAAGCTTCCCTCTACCTCCCTGTAG